tggagttataagttgCCCTAaaaccagacgccgacgccaatgctggggcgagtagtaaggccctccttattcttcgaatagttgagctaaaaactCATGTAAAGTTATAGAATAAGTgcagttaaaaacaaaataactcttTTATGTATGACTTGGTTACACTGAAGAAAACTGTGTTGGGTGTAAGGAATATGTATAGAAGCAGAACACAACTATATTTGcttatataatatcatttaatagATAAAATGGTGTTAGACATTGAATGTCAAGGTCATCTGCGTTTCCCCTTCTTGCTGACTGTTGTCCAGCCATCGTCCTCCACTGCCTCGGTCTCCATACTCTCTATggacaaatataaaacatgcaagCAATTGTTAAGTTTGGTTTATAATGGACAGTACTAATGTTAATTGCATGTCCAAAATCTGTCaaatgtaaatttcatttatttatgtgtttatatacatgtatatatatatgtatatgtaaatattgaatgttaaaaACAGTTTCTCAACAAAGGTAAGCTCTCATTATAACCATGCATGATTGtatgtcaaacatttttatcattttccgAACTTGACATGACTTCTAACCTGTTTCCTCTTTTTGTGACATGCAGGGAGGGTCAGGGAGGGGCGGGGGGGTGTCCTGGTCTGATACTTCCTCGTTACTGTCTCCACCCTGTAGATGATATAGAGGTTTGAGgactcatttaaatatttttaaacaattaggACGTTTGAAAAGGacaatacacattctgacctaATAAGTTAAGACTTACACTTGATTACTATGGACACATAGCTCAGATTATTGTTATATCTTCTTCAAAAAATGAGACTCCAAtaccttttcatttaaaaagaccgaCTTTTCAATTGTAAGCATAATGTCTAAAGGCCCAAAATCGTGAGTTAGAGCTCTATCACATGCCTATATTATCAACTGATTACTACAACTGACTTTGTAACACCTTTCTCGACTCTGCCAAGACACCTGCCAGTGCTGATTGTAAAATGGCAGGGGTTATGACAACTCCTCTTTtgatattaacacaatttacatgaatatgtgtataatataataataataattatgaaattaacacaataagTACAGACAAAGAAGCCTCTACTCCAGTTCCAATTGCAGGATGAACATGCAGACAGGTCTGGCAATTACATGATGCCATTTTTGACATATAATATACCGTACACTATACACTTTATAAAGGTATTTAAACACTCCAGCCTTTTACCTCCGTGCCGTTAGCAGGCTGCACATTCTGGCATTGCTGGACATTACATGGTGGCAGTTTAGAGAGCTCCTCAGCCATTTTGCCCTCATCTCCCGACTGACACAGTCGGTAAAACCCACAGATCAGCCTCGATATCTGGGGACAAAATTAAGTGCATAAATGAAAAACAGGTTTACCAAACTGTGTGCAACTGGAATTATAAGGTGGACATATTGTCTATAGTATCAATTAATCAAGCCgggaaacatttaaatacagtaattgtttttcattcaaaatacaacaacaacaccaattgacaattattaaagtcagagtattggctcttttttacatgtacacattgtCAGTGGTAATATGTGTGCAGTTTCATACATTAAATCTTTAAGGGTTTACTCACTTTTATGCAGTTATTTTGAATGGTTATTAGGTTTTTGCTAAGTTAAAGTTTTTGAATGCCATTTTCAAACTGTCAACGTGCATAACTtgacattaaattaaattttaataaagccAAAGTTATAGGTCTTGCTACAAATGTGCAGCTGTGTTTTGTATTTGAGCTATGGCCAGATTGGTAGGTCTTGCTACAAATGTGCAGCTGTGTTTTGTATTTGAGCTATGGCCAGAC
The sequence above is drawn from the Mya arenaria isolate MELC-2E11 chromosome 14, ASM2691426v1 genome and encodes:
- the LOC128217819 gene encoding pre-rRNA-processing protein TSR2 homolog, coding for MAAPRREAFRGAIDRVLNSWTVLKLAVSHGFGGADSQAKADWMVYAIDQWFLENSNIETFELEDFLEDVLNTEFDTIADDGSLSQISRLICGFYRLCQSGDEGKMAEELSKLPPCNVQQCQNVQPANGTEGGDSNEEVSDQDTPPPLPDPPCMSQKEETESMETEAVEDDGWTTVSKKGKRR